GGAAACAGAATAGTTAATCCCATAAGAAGATTGATGGACTTAGCTAAAAGAGCAGCCGGGGGAGACCTCTCATTTTCCATTCCGAGGCTCACGGGGGACGAGATCGGTGAGCTATGCTTGAGCTTCGATTCAATGATCTCATCACTGAGAAGCGTTATAAACACGTTAAGAAAGGAAAGCTTGGAGCTTGATGAGTCCTCGAACCTCCTTTCCAGGGTGTCGGAGGAAACCGCAAGAGCGATTTCAACAACATCTGAGAGGCTGGTTGAGATATCTGAAAATACGAAGAAGCAGACTGAGAGCTTAACGGAAGCCGCTAAAACCTTAGTTGAGCTATCCTCAATAATCCAGCTTGCTCATAAAAACGCACAGATAACGGCGGAAGCCTCCCTAAAAGCCGAGGAAGCTTCCCTTAAAATAAAAGAAACCTCTCAGCATGTCATAGATAATATGACGAGAATAAAGGATGAAGTTCTCTCAGCGGCAGAGATAGTAAAGAGACTGGGGGAGAGATCGGGTGAGATAACTCAAATCGTAGATGTTATAACGAATATCGCAGATCAAACGAATCTTTTAGCCTTAAACGCGGCGATAGAAGCCGCGCGAGCCGGCGAGGCAGGGCGTGGTTTCGCAGTAGTTGCAGATGAGGTCAGAAAGCTCGCAGAAGCATCTGCCGAGGCTGCAATGCAGATAGCACAGATGATAGACGAGGTTAAGAAGGAAACCGACCTTGCAGTTAAGAGCATGATAAAGAGCAGTGAAGCGGTGGAAAAGGGAGCTCAGATAGCAGGAGAAACCACATCGGCAGTAGAAGCCATAATGACATCTGTTGAGGAAACCAAAAAGTTCGTCGAAAAGCTACAAGAGATAACCTCAGAGGAAGTAGCCTCATCCGAAGCGGTAGTGAAGATCATAAATGATGTAAGCTCAAGCGCTGAGAGAAACGCTCAAGCCATAGAGGAGGTTTCAGCTAATGCTGAGGAAATTACCGCATCCACGCAGGAAGTGGCTTCTGCAGCCGAGGAGCTTAAGAAGACATCAGAAAAGCTCATGGAAGCGGTTTCCCGCTTCAAAATAAAAGAAGGCGAAACGAAAGAAACAAGAATAAAGGAGGTTGAAAAATGAAGCTAAAAAGCGCGTGGGAAAAGCTAACTACCTCTGAGAGAGAGGAATGTTTCAGGATAGCGGAAAGATATAAGAATTTCCTAAACGAAGCTAAAACGGAGTGGGAAGCCGTCAGATACGCGGAGAAAAGGCTGAAAGGAAAAGCTGATAAGGTATTT
The sequence above is drawn from the Synergistota bacterium genome and encodes:
- a CDS encoding methyl-accepting chemotaxis protein, producing GNRIVNPIRRLMDLAKRAAGGDLSFSIPRLTGDEIGELCLSFDSMISSLRSVINTLRKESLELDESSNLLSRVSEETARAISTTSERLVEISENTKKQTESLTEAAKTLVELSSIIQLAHKNAQITAEASLKAEEASLKIKETSQHVIDNMTRIKDEVLSAAEIVKRLGERSGEITQIVDVITNIADQTNLLALNAAIEAARAGEAGRGFAVVADEVRKLAEASAEAAMQIAQMIDEVKKETDLAVKSMIKSSEAVEKGAQIAGETTSAVEAIMTSVEETKKFVEKLQEITSEEVASSEAVVKIINDVSSSAERNAQAIEEVSANAEEITASTQEVASAAEELKKTSEKLMEAVSRFKIKEGETKETRIKEVEK